A single Atopobiaceae bacterium DNA region contains:
- a CDS encoding LacI family DNA-binding transcriptional regulator, whose translation MATTETQHVTIRDIAQMAGTSKTTVSFYINGKTDKMSTATQERIKAAIEKTGYAPNPLARSLNAKRSFLLGVVIGDITNTFSNRIVKGIGSVAKTDGYRMLVSSSNYDRADERAYIERLLSVGVDGFIVQPTGEFKAVTEAIEKAGKPLVFFDSKLYDFSSSWVKTDNYEATYKATEAVVNQGYERFVIISAEPKLLSTRIERYSGFVDALDAHDQAFEQLIIDPDTLSPDLVEGFLREHVDGEVPTLVFAPNCWALPDIYVGMRPFYPLMPEKVGLLGFDNVEWTSVACPSVSCIEQPAFEEGHEAARILIDLIDGKESVDRHKVLDCAVAWRGSTREVH comes from the coding sequence ATGGCCACGACCGAGACACAGCACGTCACCATCCGTGACATCGCCCAGATGGCCGGCACGTCCAAGACCACCGTCTCGTTCTACATCAACGGCAAGACCGACAAGATGAGCACGGCCACGCAGGAGCGCATCAAGGCCGCCATCGAGAAGACCGGCTACGCCCCCAACCCCCTGGCCCGGAGCCTCAACGCCAAGAGGAGCTTCCTGCTGGGCGTGGTCATCGGGGACATCACCAACACGTTCTCCAACCGCATCGTGAAGGGCATCGGGTCGGTGGCCAAGACCGACGGGTATCGCATGCTCGTGAGCAGCTCGAACTACGACCGGGCCGACGAGAGGGCCTACATCGAGCGGCTCCTCTCGGTGGGCGTGGACGGCTTCATCGTGCAGCCCACCGGCGAGTTCAAGGCCGTGACCGAGGCCATCGAGAAGGCCGGCAAGCCGCTCGTCTTCTTCGACTCGAAGCTGTACGACTTCTCGAGCTCCTGGGTCAAGACCGACAACTACGAGGCGACCTACAAGGCCACCGAGGCGGTGGTCAACCAGGGCTACGAGAGGTTCGTGATCATCTCGGCCGAGCCCAAGCTGCTCTCGACCAGGATCGAGCGCTACTCGGGGTTCGTGGACGCCCTCGATGCCCATGACCAGGCCTTCGAGCAGCTCATCATCGACCCGGACACCCTCTCGCCCGACCTCGTGGAGGGCTTCCTCCGCGAGCATGTCGACGGCGAGGTCCCCACGCTCGTCTTCGCCCCCAACTGCTGGGCGCTCCCCGACATATATGTGGGCATGCGCCCGTTCTACCCGCTCATGCCCGAGAAGGTGGGCCTCCTGGGCTTCGACAACGTGGAATGGACGAGCGTGGCCTGCCCCTCGGTCTCGTGCATCGAGCAACCCGCCTTCGAGGAGGGCCACGAGGCGGCCCGCATCCTCATCGACCTCATCGACGGCAAGGAGTCGGTCGACCGCCATAAGGTCCTCGACTGCGCCGTGGCATGGCGGGGGTCCACCCGCGAGGTCCACTAG
- a CDS encoding nucleoside hydrolase, producing MARSIILDSDPGHDDAVAIMLAVGSPDIDLLGVTTVGGNQSLDKVTYNARAVLELVGASDVPVHAGCARPLVAALTDGAYMHGETGLDGVDLPAPSRPLDEGHAATWIVDTIMASEPDSVTLVATAPLTNIALALRLEPRIVGRVHEVVIMGGGCHVGNRTPVAEFNVACDPEAAHIVLDEPWPLTMVGLDVTHQALCTHEVQARLAAANHRLAPAVNGLMDFFRSTYHDRQAFPDPPTHDPCAVAYVIDPSVVRTVACPLDVELAGTLTRGMTVADLRAQAPGGCNTRVGTELDFDGFWGLVADALRRIG from the coding sequence ATGGCACGAAGCATCATCCTCGACAGCGACCCAGGGCATGACGACGCGGTCGCCATCATGCTCGCGGTGGGAAGTCCCGACATCGACCTGCTGGGCGTCACGACCGTCGGTGGCAACCAGAGCCTCGACAAGGTGACCTATAACGCCCGTGCCGTGCTCGAGCTCGTCGGTGCGTCCGACGTCCCGGTCCATGCCGGATGTGCCCGACCGCTCGTCGCCGCCCTCACGGATGGGGCCTACATGCACGGCGAGACGGGCCTCGACGGGGTCGACCTCCCCGCTCCTAGCCGACCTCTTGACGAGGGCCATGCCGCGACCTGGATCGTCGACACCATCATGGCGTCCGAGCCTGACTCGGTGACGCTCGTGGCCACGGCGCCGCTCACCAACATCGCCCTGGCCCTGCGCCTGGAGCCGAGGATCGTGGGACGTGTGCACGAGGTCGTGATCATGGGCGGGGGATGCCATGTGGGCAACCGCACCCCCGTCGCCGAGTTCAACGTGGCGTGCGACCCCGAGGCGGCGCATATCGTCCTGGACGAGCCGTGGCCGCTCACGATGGTGGGGCTCGACGTCACGCACCAGGCGCTCTGCACCCACGAGGTCCAGGCAAGGCTCGCTGCCGCCAACCACCGGCTGGCCCCGGCCGTGAACGGCCTCATGGACTTCTTCCGCTCGACCTACCATGACCGGCAGGCCTTCCCCGACCCTCCCACCCACGACCCGTGTGCCGTGGCCTATGTGATCGACCCATCGGTCGTGAGGACGGTGGCCTGCCCGCTCGACGTGGAGCTCGCCGGGACGCTCACCCGTGGCATGACGGTGGCTGACCTGCGCGCCCAGGCTCCTGGTGGCTGCAACACCCGGGTGGGGACCGAGCTCGACTTCGATGGCTTCTGGGGTCTCGTCGCCGACGCGCTCCGTCGCATCGGCTAG
- a CDS encoding nucleoside hydrolase yields the protein MKLILDLDTGVDDALAIAYALGSPEADLIGITATYGNVLVEQGVRNDLAITDLLGHPEVEVYQGLPHASTKDSFEVMPISAFIHGDNGIGDVTIPDSAREVADEPAVDFIIDAVKTYGTDLVYVPTGPMTNIAAAIARAPEIVGGIGRIVLMGGALTVPGNVTPWMEANISQDPDAADVLFRSGAPATMVGLDVTLQTLLTYQDTQRWRDLGTAAGEFLADMSDFYIKAYETTAPHLGGCGLHDPLAVAVAIDPTLVTAIDANMKVDLEGPTRGRTIVDEERLNDPEKDMRVAVGVDVPRFLREFMDRVGRAAVPCA from the coding sequence ATGAAGCTCATTCTCGACCTCGACACCGGGGTGGACGACGCCCTGGCGATCGCCTATGCGCTCGGAAGCCCCGAGGCCGACCTCATCGGCATCACTGCCACCTACGGCAACGTCCTCGTGGAGCAGGGCGTGCGCAACGACCTCGCCATCACGGACCTGCTGGGGCATCCCGAGGTGGAGGTCTATCAGGGCCTCCCTCATGCCAGCACCAAGGACTCCTTCGAGGTCATGCCCATCTCGGCCTTCATCCATGGGGACAACGGCATAGGGGACGTCACGATCCCTGACTCCGCGCGCGAGGTCGCCGACGAGCCGGCCGTCGACTTCATCATCGATGCCGTCAAGACCTACGGCACCGACCTCGTCTACGTTCCCACCGGTCCCATGACCAACATCGCCGCGGCGATCGCCCGCGCGCCCGAGATCGTGGGCGGGATCGGCCGCATCGTCCTCATGGGCGGTGCCCTCACCGTCCCCGGCAACGTCACGCCGTGGATGGAGGCCAACATCTCGCAGGATCCCGATGCCGCGGACGTGCTCTTCCGCTCGGGGGCACCGGCCACCATGGTCGGGCTCGACGTGACCCTGCAGACCCTGCTCACCTATCAGGACACCCAGAGGTGGCGCGACCTCGGCACCGCGGCGGGGGAATTCCTGGCAGACATGTCCGACTTCTACATCAAGGCCTACGAGACCACGGCACCGCATCTGGGCGGATGCGGCCTGCACGACCCGCTCGCCGTGGCCGTGGCCATCGACCCGACGCTCGTCACCGCCATCGACGCCAACATGAAGGTGGACCTCGAGGGGCCCACGCGCGGGCGTACCATCGTCGACGAGGAGCGTCTGAACGATCCCGAGAAGGACATGAGGGTCGCGGTCGGCGTGGACGTCCCCCGCTTCCTCCGCGAGTTCATGGACCGGGTCGGTCGCGCGGCCGTCCCGTGCGCGTGA
- a CDS encoding ribokinase produces the protein MGRVIVFGSMNMDLTVECDRMPRAGETIEGRGFLSNAGGKGANQAVAAARMGAETHMVAAVGRDAFGDELISQLADAGVGCAGVCPVDGSATGIATIIRTSGDNRIILSPGANHALVAADVSAALDDLAEYGDVFLTQLECDPETTFAAIREAHGRGLYTIVNPAPAQVLPEGLLGCVDLVCVNETECHTICGVLPTDDETCLAASDALMGQGATTVVVTLGSHGAFARDASQALAMPALPAEVVDTTCAGDTFLGSLVASHLAGIDLAEAMGRATCASSIAVSRLGAQRSIPSLVEVDRLFDDVRPRPRTILSA, from the coding sequence ATGGGTCGCGTCATCGTCTTCGGCAGCATGAACATGGACCTCACGGTCGAGTGCGACAGGATGCCCCGCGCGGGTGAGACCATCGAGGGACGCGGGTTCTTGTCGAACGCGGGCGGCAAGGGCGCCAACCAGGCCGTCGCGGCGGCACGCATGGGTGCCGAGACCCACATGGTCGCGGCCGTGGGACGTGACGCGTTCGGCGACGAGCTCATCTCGCAGCTGGCGGACGCCGGTGTCGGCTGCGCGGGCGTGTGCCCTGTGGACGGGTCCGCCACGGGTATCGCCACCATCATCCGCACTTCGGGGGACAACCGCATCATCCTGAGCCCCGGGGCGAACCATGCCCTCGTCGCAGCCGACGTCTCGGCGGCGCTCGACGACCTTGCCGAGTACGGTGACGTGTTCCTCACCCAGCTCGAGTGCGACCCCGAGACCACCTTCGCGGCCATCCGGGAGGCCCATGGACGGGGCCTCTACACCATCGTGAACCCCGCCCCCGCACAGGTCCTCCCCGAGGGCCTCCTGGGTTGCGTCGACCTCGTCTGCGTGAACGAGACCGAGTGCCATACCATCTGCGGGGTCCTCCCGACCGATGACGAGACGTGCCTGGCTGCGTCTGATGCCCTGATGGGCCAGGGCGCCACGACGGTGGTCGTGACCCTCGGGTCGCATGGTGCCTTCGCACGCGATGCCTCGCAGGCCCTCGCCATGCCGGCCCTTCCCGCAGAGGTGGTCGACACGACCTGTGCGGGGGACACCTTCCTCGGGTCGTTGGTCGCGTCCCACCTCGCTGGCATCGACCTGGCCGAGGCCATGGGAAGGGCCACCTGCGCGTCCTCCATCGCGGTCTCTCGTCTGGGGGCCCAGCGTTCCATCCCGTCGCTTGTGGAGGTCGACCGGCTCTTCGATGACGTGCGCCCACGACCTCGCACGATCCTCTCCGCGTGA
- a CDS encoding MFS transporter — MADTAVAAEPAKGPDKNPKGRKVKLINRIGFGSGNLVGSGALALASAWLMIFLTSYCGLEQSQATVVTSFALLVDVIINPLAGFISDSFNNTKLGRKFGRRRFFILLAVPLLFLLNVLLWHVVEGAFWYYFAIYICYNIVYTFVMVPYNSLPAEMTTDFEERTYLGGLKAIFGKVANFLVNALPGVFFLIYGEKSETAFVVMGICFGVIMAASMLFVYLTTWERPVSEEVTEKVESIGEGMKKLFIDITSTFRLRTFRHLLGMYLFGFGAEWLYNSTFVYFVMYVLFLPKTQSSFWQSLSPIMQLISTIVVMGIVAKKGFRKPYMVAETVVIASVLCYVAIGFTGGFTVDNPATMATIALVTGIVVFFGLGTGAVYYIPWQAYIFVPDADEIVTGRRREGTYAAAMTLCGKLMNASVVAILGTTLALAGYVKGTDVVQPASVTSAVLWIMLIGVVGLSILGAYFAKRMQLDKETDQVLIAESERVLRQGGRMEDVDPEVKRTCERLTGVPYDICFGHNGFGYHTPEERAELKEWQAAHPEAGKTKAAK, encoded by the coding sequence ATGGCAGATACTGCAGTGGCAGCGGAGCCGGCCAAGGGGCCGGACAAGAATCCGAAGGGGCGAAAGGTCAAGCTGATCAACCGTATCGGCTTCGGCAGCGGCAACCTCGTGGGGTCGGGCGCCCTGGCGCTGGCATCCGCGTGGCTGATGATCTTCCTGACCTCGTACTGCGGGCTCGAGCAGTCGCAGGCGACGGTCGTCACGTCGTTCGCCCTGCTCGTCGATGTGATCATCAACCCGCTCGCCGGCTTCATCTCCGACTCGTTCAACAACACCAAGCTCGGGCGCAAGTTCGGTCGCAGGCGCTTCTTCATCCTGCTTGCGGTGCCCCTGCTGTTCCTCCTGAACGTGCTGCTCTGGCATGTCGTCGAGGGTGCCTTCTGGTACTACTTCGCGATCTACATCTGCTACAACATCGTCTACACCTTCGTCATGGTGCCGTACAACTCGCTTCCTGCAGAGATGACCACGGACTTCGAGGAGCGCACCTACCTGGGCGGCCTCAAGGCCATCTTCGGCAAGGTCGCGAACTTCCTCGTCAATGCCCTGCCCGGCGTCTTCTTCCTGATCTACGGCGAGAAGAGCGAGACCGCGTTCGTGGTCATGGGCATCTGCTTCGGTGTGATCATGGCCGCCTCGATGCTCTTCGTCTACCTCACCACATGGGAGCGCCCCGTGAGCGAGGAGGTCACCGAGAAGGTCGAGAGCATCGGCGAGGGCATGAAGAAGCTCTTCATCGACATCACCTCGACGTTCCGTCTCCGCACCTTCCGTCACCTGCTCGGCATGTACCTCTTCGGCTTCGGCGCCGAGTGGCTCTATAACTCCACGTTCGTCTACTTCGTCATGTACGTGCTGTTCCTGCCTAAGACGCAGTCCTCGTTCTGGCAGTCGCTGAGCCCGATCATGCAGCTCATCTCCACCATCGTCGTCATGGGCATCGTCGCCAAGAAGGGCTTCCGCAAGCCGTACATGGTGGCCGAGACCGTCGTCATCGCCTCGGTGCTCTGCTACGTGGCCATCGGCTTCACCGGCGGGTTCACGGTCGACAACCCGGCGACCATGGCCACCATCGCGCTCGTCACCGGCATCGTCGTCTTCTTCGGCCTTGGTACGGGAGCCGTCTACTACATCCCGTGGCAGGCATACATCTTCGTGCCGGACGCTGACGAGATCGTCACCGGCCGCAGGCGCGAGGGCACCTATGCGGCAGCCATGACGCTCTGCGGCAAGCTCATGAACGCCTCCGTGGTCGCCATCCTCGGTACGACGCTCGCGCTCGCCGGCTACGTGAAGGGCACCGACGTGGTGCAGCCCGCGAGCGTCACGAGCGCGGTCCTCTGGATCATGCTCATCGGCGTGGTGGGCCTCTCGATCCTGGGCGCCTACTTCGCCAAGCGCATGCAGCTCGACAAGGAGACCGACCAGGTCCTCATCGCCGAGTCCGAGCGCGTGCTGCGCCAGGGCGGCAGGATGGAGGACGTCGACCCCGAGGTCAAGAGGACCTGCGAGCGGCTCACGGGCGTCCCCTATGACATCTGCTTCGGCCACAACGGGTTCGGCTACCACACCCCCGAGGAGCGGGCCGAGCTCAAGGAGTGGCAGGCCGCCCATCCGGAGGCCGGCAAGACCAAGGCCGCCAAGTAG
- a CDS encoding glycoside hydrolase family 28 protein, whose protein sequence is MRLGITWKCARALVVRMDDGSTFSFDEPWDVYVNERPQGTTDRVLTYVDGLEPATYYRIRLERDGVSATTEVVTPAESFTLDVREFGAAGDGVRDDTGSIQAAILSCPDDGRVLVPAGTYSITSVFLASGVSLELAEGATLKARTDRTEFPILPGRIEGTGHKGFDGGDYLPLGTWEGESRKAFSGILCGMGVHDVRVYGRGTIDGNASDKDWWLDPKTIRVACRPRLVFLNRCERVDLAGITVRNSPSWTIHPYLSRHLGFWCLDIQGPKDSPNTDGLNPESCEDVSIMGCRFSVGDDDIAIKSGRLSMPAELRPPCRDITIEQCLMHDGHGAVVLGSEMAGGISGLTTRQCRFERTDRGLRVKTRRGRGKDAVVEGVVFDGIQMDEVKTPFVVNSFYFCDVDGKTDYVQSRDALPADERTPEVRSLCFQDVRATNCHAAAAWLTGLPERKISTLEFHRVRVSFSPEAIPAVPAMASGVDEMCRVGIVAQNVSRLVLDDVHVEGQEGDELLLQDVDEVERR, encoded by the coding sequence ATGAGGCTTGGCATCACATGGAAGTGCGCCCGTGCCCTCGTGGTCCGCATGGACGACGGCAGCACCTTCTCCTTCGACGAGCCCTGGGACGTCTACGTGAACGAGCGGCCGCAGGGCACCACCGACCGCGTCCTCACCTATGTGGACGGCCTCGAGCCCGCCACCTACTATCGCATCCGCCTCGAGCGCGATGGGGTCTCGGCCACCACCGAGGTGGTCACCCCAGCCGAGAGCTTCACCCTCGACGTGCGTGAGTTCGGGGCCGCCGGTGACGGGGTGCGCGATGACACCGGGTCCATCCAGGCCGCCATCCTGAGCTGCCCCGACGACGGGCGGGTCCTGGTCCCCGCGGGGACCTACTCCATCACGAGCGTCTTCCTCGCGAGCGGAGTCTCGCTCGAGCTCGCCGAAGGTGCCACCCTCAAGGCCCGCACGGACCGCACCGAGTTCCCCATCCTCCCCGGACGCATCGAGGGCACGGGTCACAAGGGCTTCGACGGTGGCGACTACCTCCCCCTCGGCACCTGGGAGGGCGAGAGTCGCAAGGCCTTCTCGGGCATCCTCTGCGGCATGGGCGTGCATGACGTGCGCGTCTATGGCCGTGGCACCATCGATGGCAACGCCTCCGACAAGGACTGGTGGCTCGACCCCAAGACCATCCGCGTGGCGTGCCGTCCTCGCCTCGTCTTCCTCAACCGGTGCGAGCGCGTGGACCTGGCTGGCATCACGGTACGCAACAGCCCCAGCTGGACCATCCACCCGTACCTCTCACGGCACCTCGGCTTCTGGTGCCTCGACATCCAGGGGCCCAAGGACTCGCCCAACACCGACGGGCTCAATCCCGAGTCATGCGAGGACGTGAGCATCATGGGGTGCCGGTTCTCGGTGGGCGACGACGACATCGCCATCAAGAGCGGAAGGCTCTCGATGCCTGCCGAGCTGCGTCCCCCGTGCCGCGACATCACGATCGAGCAGTGCCTCATGCATGACGGGCATGGTGCCGTGGTGCTGGGCAGCGAGATGGCCGGTGGCATCTCGGGCCTCACGACCCGCCAGTGCCGCTTCGAGCGCACGGACCGGGGCCTTCGCGTGAAGACGCGCCGCGGACGCGGCAAGGACGCCGTCGTCGAGGGCGTGGTCTTCGACGGGATCCAGATGGACGAGGTCAAGACCCCGTTCGTGGTGAACTCCTTCTACTTCTGCGACGTCGACGGCAAGACGGACTACGTCCAGAGCCGTGACGCCCTTCCCGCGGACGAACGTACCCCCGAGGTCCGCTCGCTGTGCTTCCAGGACGTCCGGGCCACCAACTGCCATGCGGCGGCGGCCTGGCTCACTGGCCTCCCCGAGCGGAAGATCTCGACGCTCGAGTTCCATCGCGTGCGCGTGTCCTTCTCGCCTGAGGCGATCCCTGCGGTACCGGCCATGGCCTCGGGCGTCGACGAGATGTGCCGGGTCGGCATCGTGGCCCAGAACGTGAGCCGCCTCGTGCTCGACGACGTGCACGTGGAAGGCCAGGAGGGTGACGAGCTCCTGCTCCAGGACGTCGACGAGGTCGAGAGGCGCTAG
- a CDS encoding altronate dehydratase family protein has protein sequence MARVVQIDPHDNVVVALGPIGAGSEVALADGRQVRALDDVPQGHKMAVEPITKGGDVIKYGLPIGHVTEDVRPGTWLHTHNVRTNLSGEVAYEYRPRGCELPAIEPETFQGFRRADGSVGIRNEVWVIPTVGCVNDVARALVEGNADLVHGSVDGIHCFCHPFGCSQTGTDHATTRRLLADLVRHPNAGGVLVLSLGCENLTHEQFLDELGPYDENRVKFLTCQDVSDELESGRELLRGLVDYAASSVREPIPASELVVGLKCGGSDGLSGITANPTIGRVSDLLVSRGGTALQTEVPEMFGAEGFLLGRCRDRATFDAAAAMLNGFKDYFIEHHEVVYDNPSPGNKAGGITTLEDKSCGCVQKGGTAPISGVLGYADPVKAHGLNLVCSPGNDLVSTTALTAAGAHLVLFSTGRGTPFGAPVPTVKVFTNTRLARAKPGWMDFDAGVVADGEQTIDEAAADLWQLVLDTAGGHLTASERHGYRSISIWKDGVVL, from the coding sequence ATGGCACGCGTCGTCCAGATCGACCCGCATGACAATGTCGTCGTGGCCCTCGGGCCCATCGGGGCTGGCTCGGAGGTCGCGCTGGCCGACGGCCGGCAGGTGCGTGCCTTGGACGACGTGCCCCAGGGCCACAAGATGGCGGTCGAGCCGATCACCAAGGGTGGCGACGTCATCAAGTACGGCCTGCCCATCGGGCATGTCACCGAGGACGTGAGGCCAGGTACGTGGCTCCATACCCATAACGTCAGGACCAACCTCTCTGGCGAGGTCGCCTATGAGTATCGTCCTCGCGGGTGCGAGCTGCCGGCAATCGAGCCCGAGACCTTCCAGGGCTTTCGTCGCGCCGATGGTTCGGTGGGCATCCGCAACGAGGTCTGGGTAATTCCCACGGTGGGTTGCGTGAACGACGTGGCGCGAGCCCTCGTGGAGGGCAATGCCGACCTGGTGCATGGGAGCGTCGACGGCATCCACTGCTTCTGCCATCCCTTCGGCTGCTCCCAGACGGGTACGGATCATGCCACCACGAGGAGGCTCCTGGCGGACCTCGTGCGTCACCCCAACGCGGGCGGCGTCCTGGTGCTCTCGCTGGGGTGCGAGAACCTCACGCACGAGCAGTTCCTGGACGAGCTCGGGCCCTATGACGAGAACCGTGTCAAGTTCCTGACCTGCCAGGACGTGTCCGACGAGCTCGAGAGCGGCCGCGAGCTCCTTCGTGGGCTGGTCGACTACGCCGCCAGCTCCGTACGCGAGCCTATCCCCGCGAGCGAGCTCGTGGTGGGCCTCAAGTGTGGCGGCTCCGACGGCCTCTCCGGCATCACGGCGAACCCCACCATCGGTCGCGTCTCGGACCTGCTCGTCTCGCGCGGGGGCACGGCCCTCCAGACCGAGGTCCCCGAGATGTTCGGTGCCGAGGGCTTCCTCCTGGGGCGATGCCGCGACCGTGCGACATTCGATGCGGCGGCGGCGATGCTCAACGGCTTCAAGGACTACTTCATCGAGCACCATGAGGTCGTGTATGACAACCCCAGCCCCGGCAACAAGGCCGGTGGCATCACCACGCTCGAGGACAAGAGCTGCGGCTGCGTCCAGAAGGGCGGCACCGCTCCCATCTCCGGCGTGCTGGGCTATGCCGACCCGGTCAAGGCCCACGGCCTCAACCTCGTGTGCTCGCCGGGAAACGACCTCGTGAGCACGACGGCGCTCACGGCCGCAGGGGCGCATCTGGTGCTCTTCTCCACCGGTCGTGGCACGCCCTTCGGGGCACCCGTTCCCACGGTCAAGGTGTTCACCAACACGAGGCTCGCACGGGCCAAGCCAGGATGGATGGACTTCGATGCCGGCGTGGTGGCCGATGGCGAGCAGACCATAGACGAGGCGGCGGCCGACCTGTGGCAGCTCGTCCTCGACACGGCCGGCGGCCACCTCACGGCATCCGAGCGCCACGGCTATCGCAGCATCTCGATCTGGAAGGACGGCGTGGTCCTGTAA
- the eda gene encoding bifunctional 4-hydroxy-2-oxoglutarate aldolase/2-dehydro-3-deoxy-phosphogluconate aldolase has product MYMDDFYAKAEKIGVIPVVVLDDAFDAEPLADALVAGGLPAAEVTFRTDAAADSIRTMCAAHPEMCVGAGTVLTVEQVDDAVAAGAEFIVSPGFDAEVVQHCIDIQVPVMPACVTPTEIIQALKLGLHVTKFFPAAQYGGLATIKSLSAPFVGHRFMPTGGVNLDNLADYLACPNIIAVGGTWMVKADLIHNGEYDKIEQMCREAADTVKRIRG; this is encoded by the coding sequence ATGTACATGGACGACTTCTATGCCAAGGCCGAGAAGATCGGCGTCATCCCCGTGGTCGTGCTCGACGATGCCTTCGACGCCGAGCCCCTGGCCGACGCCCTTGTGGCCGGAGGGCTTCCGGCCGCCGAGGTCACCTTCCGCACCGACGCCGCTGCCGACTCCATCAGGACCATGTGCGCCGCTCACCCCGAGATGTGCGTGGGCGCGGGCACGGTGCTCACGGTCGAGCAGGTCGACGATGCCGTCGCGGCCGGTGCCGAGTTCATCGTGAGCCCCGGCTTCGATGCCGAGGTCGTCCAGCACTGCATCGACATCCAGGTGCCGGTCATGCCTGCCTGCGTCACCCCGACCGAGATCATCCAGGCCCTGAAGCTGGGTCTGCACGTGACCAAGTTCTTCCCGGCGGCCCAGTACGGTGGGCTTGCCACCATCAAGAGCCTCTCGGCACCCTTCGTCGGCCATCGCTTCATGCCTACCGGTGGCGTGAACCTGGACAATCTCGCTGACTACCTCGCCTGCCCCAACATCATCGCCGTGGGCGGAACCTGGATGGTCAAGGCCGACCTCATCCACAACGGCGAGTATGACAAGATTGAGCAGATGTGCCGCGAGGCTGCGGACACGGTCAAGCGCATCCGCGGATAG
- a CDS encoding sugar kinase produces the protein MELHGTALTFGEIMMRLSPPDHLRLEQASSFDVHYGGAEANVALSLAYQGDPAAYVSVVPANRIGDCALRSLSTYGVDTSRVVRAGDRLGSYIFELGASVRGNSCVYDRKYSALSLATADVFDWSALLEGISTFYFSGVTAAVSPAMATACEDALEECRARGITTVCDLNYRGKMWTPDEAQATMRRLMPLVDVCVANDEDSASSLGISHGSCSLACGIDEKDAYVEIAHDICEAYGCKAVASVVRNIESVEESTWMGLLYEDGSHWFSPEHHMHVLEGVASGDAFGAGLIHAMSHGFGPQDTIDYAIAASVLKLTIRGDSNLCTADEIAALAGGIGAQRVAR, from the coding sequence ATGGAACTGCATGGCACCGCCCTCACGTTCGGCGAGATCATGATGCGCCTCTCGCCCCCTGACCACCTCCGTCTCGAGCAGGCCTCCTCCTTCGACGTCCACTACGGCGGTGCCGAGGCGAACGTGGCCCTCTCGCTCGCCTACCAGGGCGACCCTGCCGCCTACGTCTCGGTCGTGCCTGCCAACCGCATCGGCGACTGCGCCCTCAGGAGCCTCTCGACCTATGGGGTCGACACCTCGCGGGTCGTCCGTGCCGGCGACCGTCTCGGTTCCTACATCTTCGAGCTGGGCGCATCCGTACGGGGGAACTCCTGCGTCTACGACCGGAAGTACTCGGCACTCTCGCTCGCCACGGCCGACGTCTTCGACTGGTCGGCTCTGCTCGAGGGCATCTCGACGTTCTACTTCTCGGGCGTGACGGCCGCCGTCTCACCGGCCATGGCTACCGCCTGCGAGGATGCGCTCGAGGAGTGCCGCGCGCGTGGCATCACGACGGTCTGCGACCTCAACTACCGTGGCAAGATGTGGACCCCTGACGAGGCCCAGGCCACGATGCGCCGGCTCATGCCCCTCGTGGACGTCTGTGTCGCCAACGACGAGGACTCGGCCTCCTCGCTCGGCATCTCCCATGGCAGCTGCAGCCTCGCCTGCGGCATCGACGAGAAGGACGCCTACGTCGAGATCGCCCATGACATCTGCGAGGCCTACGGCTGCAAGGCCGTGGCCTCCGTGGTGCGCAACATCGAGTCGGTCGAGGAGTCCACCTGGATGGGCCTCCTCTACGAGGATGGCTCGCATTGGTTCAGCCCCGAGCATCACATGCACGTGCTCGAGGGCGTGGCCTCGGGCGACGCCTTCGGGGCGGGACTCATCCATGCCATGTCCCACGGCTTCGGCCCGCAGGACACCATCGACTACGCCATCGCGGCATCGGTGCTCAAGCTCACGATCCGCGGCGACTCGAACCTCTGCACCGCCGATGAGATCGCGGCCCTTGCCGGTGGCATCGGCGCACAACGAGTGGCACGCTAG